A genomic segment from Roseibium algicola encodes:
- a CDS encoding branched-chain amino acid ABC transporter substrate-binding protein, whose protein sequence is MTFQQFLASAGLLAYSAVATPAVADIRIAVAGPMKGQFAAFGEEMRIGAEKAVADLNAAGGVNGETLVLETVDDGCDADQAVAVANQLIGRDVVFVAGHLCFSSSIAAAEVYAGARIVQMSPATTLPKFTDERQGEGIFRLAPRDDRQADVAGRLLVNEFGDKRIAILHDKTAYGKGLADAVKAVVNELGTSESMALGFDAGGDDFRSLVSQLKLQAVDVVYLGGYHPEAGLIKLEMDRQRLSAVLVAGDALMTEDFWSVTGEAGNGTLLTYPEIPRDRPEAQELVADLEEAGGSADRFTLTTYAAIQAWAQAVEVAGGTALQGVATALQDGTFDTVLGDVTFDGNGDSNLPDYIVYEWRNGVPEAR, encoded by the coding sequence ATGACCTTTCAGCAGTTTCTGGCCAGTGCTGGCCTCCTGGCTTACAGCGCCGTTGCGACACCTGCTGTCGCCGACATCCGGATCGCTGTTGCCGGGCCGATGAAAGGGCAGTTTGCTGCTTTCGGTGAAGAAATGCGTATTGGCGCGGAAAAGGCGGTTGCCGATCTCAATGCGGCCGGCGGGGTCAACGGCGAGACACTGGTGCTGGAAACCGTCGACGATGGCTGTGATGCGGACCAGGCTGTGGCCGTGGCCAACCAGTTGATCGGCAGAGACGTTGTCTTTGTTGCTGGCCATCTTTGTTTCAGCAGCTCTATTGCCGCCGCTGAAGTCTATGCCGGAGCGAGGATCGTTCAAATGTCACCGGCAACAACCTTGCCGAAATTCACCGATGAGCGGCAAGGCGAAGGCATCTTTCGTCTCGCCCCGAGGGATGACCGGCAGGCGGACGTGGCCGGCAGGTTGCTGGTGAATGAATTCGGTGACAAACGAATTGCAATTCTGCATGACAAGACAGCCTACGGCAAAGGTCTTGCCGACGCGGTCAAGGCGGTCGTGAACGAGCTGGGAACCAGCGAGAGCATGGCGCTGGGGTTTGACGCAGGCGGTGACGATTTCCGCAGCCTCGTGTCACAACTGAAGCTTCAGGCTGTCGATGTTGTTTATCTGGGCGGTTATCACCCGGAAGCGGGGCTGATAAAGCTGGAGATGGACCGTCAGCGGTTGAGCGCGGTGCTGGTGGCCGGTGATGCACTGATGACGGAAGATTTTTGGTCCGTAACAGGTGAGGCGGGGAATGGAACCTTGCTGACCTATCCGGAGATCCCTCGGGATCGCCCCGAAGCGCAGGAACTGGTTGCTGATCTGGAAGAGGCGGGAGGTTCCGCGGATCGCTTCACATTGACGACCTATGCCGCAATTCAGGCCTGGGCACAGGCTGTCGAGGTCGCTGGTGGTACGGCGTTGCAAGGCGTGGCGACTGCTCTTCAGGACGGAACCTTCGACACGGTGCTCGGAGATGTAACCTTCGACGGCAACGGTGACAGCAATCTGCCGGACTACATTGTCTATGAGTGGCGCAATGGTGTGCCAGAAGCCCGCTAG
- a CDS encoding YceI family protein encodes MTQTSATTRGFKRPFRKTVATFACLVALAAAPLPSFAGSLTGTYLLSPAQLATGFSVRVLGRGPVTGEFKTVSGKMTLDQNRPEKSQVVVKVDLRSVHTNNDKVTGFLKSSAMFDVANHPVATFQSTRVHITGQNTAEVEGVLNLRGKQKRTKLSVKITDSKANGQVGFEVSGGFFRSLYGMDAGLPIYADKVNLEIRGTGKRS; translated from the coding sequence ATGACCCAAACATCTGCCACGACACGCGGCTTCAAACGCCCCTTTCGAAAAACCGTCGCAACCTTCGCCTGTCTTGTCGCACTCGCCGCGGCACCTTTGCCTTCATTCGCCGGATCCCTGACTGGCACCTACCTGCTGTCACCGGCTCAACTGGCGACCGGCTTTTCTGTCCGGGTCCTCGGACGCGGCCCTGTCACGGGTGAATTCAAGACCGTATCCGGCAAGATGACACTGGACCAAAACCGCCCGGAGAAGAGCCAGGTGGTCGTGAAGGTCGACCTGAGAAGTGTTCACACGAACAACGACAAGGTTACAGGTTTTCTGAAGAGTTCGGCCATGTTTGATGTCGCCAACCACCCGGTGGCCACATTCCAGAGCACCCGGGTTCATATTACCGGCCAGAACACGGCGGAAGTCGAGGGTGTCTTGAACCTTCGCGGAAAACAGAAACGCACCAAGCTTTCGGTGAAGATTACCGACAGCAAGGCCAACGGTCAGGTCGGGTTCGAAGTGTCAGGCGGGTTTTTCCGCAGCCTCTACGGCATGGATGCCGGTTTGCCGATCTACGCCGACAAGGTCAATCTCGAGATCAGAGGCACCGGAAAACGAAGCTGA
- a CDS encoding L,D-transpeptidase, whose amino-acid sequence MLVAISVPPKSANAAEVVGFSDARFRAGTIVIKNSEKRLYLVLGANRAIRYRVAVGKRQKSWTGQAFITAKYVKPDWAPSDEVRRDFPHLPTVIRGGAPNNPMGVAAMTLSNGNYAIHGTNRPGSIGRAVSYGCIRMANHDIEDLFQRVTVRTLVVALP is encoded by the coding sequence ATGCTTGTTGCAATCAGTGTTCCGCCAAAGTCTGCCAATGCCGCCGAAGTGGTGGGCTTTTCCGATGCCCGCTTTCGCGCCGGAACTATCGTGATAAAGAATTCCGAAAAACGGCTTTATCTGGTGCTCGGCGCCAACAGGGCGATCCGCTACAGGGTTGCAGTCGGCAAACGGCAAAAATCCTGGACCGGACAGGCATTCATAACGGCTAAATACGTGAAGCCCGACTGGGCTCCGTCGGACGAAGTCCGTCGAGACTTTCCGCATTTGCCGACGGTCATTCGCGGTGGCGCGCCCAACAACCCGATGGGCGTTGCCGCCATGACGCTGTCCAACGGAAACTACGCCATTCACGGCACCAACCGGCCGGGCTCCATCGGGCGCGCGGTTTCGTATGGCTGCATCCGGATGGCCAACCACGACATCGAGGACCTGTTTCAAAGGGTAACGGTTCGCACGCTTGTGGTGGCATTGCCGTGA
- a CDS encoding AAA family ATPase encodes MNQLPASIDDTLALMDQAGYVADRSLATVLHLALKMKRPLFLEGEAGVGKTEIAKVLSSTLGRDLIRLQCYEGLDVASAVYEWNYPAQMVEIRVAEAAGDTDHSELSKSIFDERFLIKRPVLQALEPSLAGAPVFLIDELDRADEAFEAFLLEVLADNQVTIPELGTVKAAEPPIVIITTNRTREIHDALKRRCLYHWVDYPDAERELEIVRRKVPGAAQRLASEVVAFVQKLRADEDLFKQPGVAETLDWATALSELNEMALDPDMASDTLGVLLKYQDDIERVRGSKVRQMIDDIRKDAPHQQSMPAV; translated from the coding sequence ATGAACCAGCTGCCGGCTTCCATTGACGACACTCTCGCCCTGATGGATCAGGCGGGCTACGTGGCCGACCGGTCGCTTGCCACCGTTCTGCATCTGGCCCTGAAGATGAAACGCCCCCTGTTTCTGGAAGGCGAAGCCGGTGTCGGCAAGACGGAAATTGCCAAGGTCCTGTCGTCGACCCTCGGAAGAGACCTGATCCGCCTGCAATGCTATGAAGGCCTCGACGTCGCCTCCGCTGTCTATGAGTGGAACTACCCCGCTCAGATGGTCGAAATCCGTGTCGCGGAAGCAGCCGGCGACACTGACCACTCCGAGCTTTCCAAATCGATTTTCGACGAACGCTTCCTGATCAAGCGCCCTGTGCTGCAGGCGCTCGAACCTTCGCTGGCAGGCGCGCCGGTGTTTTTGATCGATGAACTCGACCGGGCGGATGAAGCGTTCGAAGCCTTTCTTCTGGAAGTTCTGGCCGATAACCAGGTGACGATTCCCGAGCTCGGCACCGTGAAGGCAGCAGAGCCGCCCATCGTCATCATCACGACCAACCGCACGCGTGAAATTCACGATGCCCTGAAGCGCCGCTGTCTCTACCACTGGGTCGACTATCCCGATGCCGAGCGCGAGCTGGAGATTGTCCGCCGCAAGGTTCCCGGTGCCGCCCAGCGCCTTGCAAGCGAAGTGGTTGCCTTCGTGCAGAAGCTGCGTGCCGACGAGGATCTTTTCAAGCAACCCGGTGTCGCCGAAACCCTGGACTGGGCGACAGCTCTTTCCGAACTCAACGAAATGGCGCTCGATCCGGACATGGCATCCGACACGCTAGGCGTTCTGTTGAAATACCAGGACGACATCGAACGCGTCCGCGGCTCCAAAGTGCGCCAGATGATCGACGACATCCGCAAGGACGCTCCGCACCAGCAATCCATGCCGGCGGTTTGA
- a CDS encoding c-type cytochrome, producing the protein MSRSKPFFGVAVILFAASPALASDGAYPTDPVSVATGRELAEIHCATCHAVGRDDQSAQAGAPAFRDLSSRYPLESLEEPLAEGIVTAHDNMPEFALEPDDIDAFLGYLTTIQVK; encoded by the coding sequence GTGTCGCGCAGCAAACCGTTTTTTGGTGTCGCCGTCATCCTGTTTGCAGCATCGCCTGCTCTGGCTTCTGACGGAGCTTATCCGACGGATCCGGTGAGCGTTGCGACCGGCCGGGAGCTGGCGGAAATCCATTGTGCTACCTGCCATGCAGTCGGCAGGGACGACCAGAGTGCACAGGCCGGTGCGCCCGCCTTTCGTGATCTTTCCAGCCGGTATCCGCTGGAAAGCCTGGAAGAACCATTGGCGGAAGGCATCGTGACGGCACATGACAACATGCCGGAATTTGCGCTGGAGCCGGATGACATCGACGCCTTTCTGGGGTATCTGACCACCATCCAAGTGAAATGA
- a CDS encoding usg protein, with protein sequence MKTSSDFEKRLLGYGLMTAEILYRLPDHPKLLQSFLWQTEDLAPKFPELTRFLVFWEREIEGRIHSVRVAHQTLISPVDFRYADGEIVVH encoded by the coding sequence ATGAAAACCAGCTCTGACTTTGAAAAACGCCTTCTCGGCTATGGACTGATGACGGCGGAAATCCTCTACCGTCTGCCTGATCATCCGAAGTTGCTGCAGAGTTTCCTGTGGCAAACGGAAGACCTGGCGCCGAAATTTCCCGAACTGACCAGGTTTCTCGTGTTCTGGGAACGGGAGATAGAAGGTCGCATCCATTCCGTTCGCGTTGCGCACCAGACCCTGATCTCGCCGGTTGATTTCCGCTATGCGGACGGAGAAATCGTGGTGCACTGA
- a CDS encoding tRNA1(Val) (adenine(37)-N6)-methyltransferase — MTSPTDSTECTSQETTHDAFLGGKVYVHQPKRGRHRAGLDAVYLAAALPDGTRGHVIDLGAGVGTAGFCAAARLPDIRVTLVDIDETVLALARRGLEDPANGAFSSRVSLLEADITAKGSARHAAGLTPAMADHAIMNPPYYEADRFRASPNSARAGAHMLDDRGLEPWAKTATDIVKEGGSLTVIFRADGLQELLSVLKGRFGAIEVIPLRPRQEAAATRVLLRAIRASKAPLRLMPGFVLHEGDGSEFTPQSKAVMRDGKGLGLSAR; from the coding sequence ATGACTTCGCCGACGGACAGCACCGAATGCACATCACAGGAAACGACCCATGACGCTTTTCTGGGCGGCAAGGTCTATGTGCATCAGCCCAAGCGTGGCCGGCACAGGGCGGGCCTTGACGCGGTCTATCTGGCGGCGGCCCTGCCGGATGGTACCCGGGGACATGTCATCGACCTTGGCGCGGGTGTCGGAACCGCCGGGTTTTGCGCCGCGGCGCGCTTGCCGGATATTCGGGTAACGCTGGTTGATATAGACGAGACCGTGCTCGCCCTCGCCCGTCGCGGCCTTGAAGACCCCGCCAATGGCGCGTTTTCCAGCCGTGTCTCCCTTCTGGAGGCTGATATTACGGCCAAGGGAAGTGCGCGCCACGCAGCCGGTCTTACCCCCGCAATGGCGGACCATGCCATCATGAACCCGCCCTACTATGAGGCGGACCGCTTCCGGGCATCGCCCAACAGTGCTCGTGCCGGCGCGCATATGCTCGATGACCGGGGACTGGAGCCATGGGCGAAAACAGCAACGGATATTGTCAAGGAAGGCGGCAGCCTGACCGTCATCTTTCGGGCAGACGGTCTGCAGGAACTGTTGAGCGTTCTCAAGGGCCGGTTCGGCGCAATCGAAGTCATTCCGCTTCGTCCGAGACAGGAAGCGGCAGCAACACGTGTTCTGCTGCGCGCCATTCGCGCCAGCAAGGCCCCCTTGCGGCTGATGCCGGGGTTCGTACTGCATGAGGGGGACGGATCCGAATTCACCCCTCAGTCAAAAGCCGTCATGCGTGATGGCAAAGGACTCGGCCTCAGCGCGCGCTGA
- a CDS encoding putative signal transducing protein: MEELVRTNDPVLISFLESILEDAGIKHFVADGNMSILEGSLAMIPRRILVDSDQIQMARKLVRDAGLEHELRPESGRA, encoded by the coding sequence ATGGAAGAACTAGTCAGAACAAACGATCCCGTCCTGATTTCCTTTCTGGAATCGATTCTTGAAGATGCCGGCATCAAACATTTTGTCGCAGACGGCAATATGAGCATTCTGGAAGGTTCGCTGGCCATGATCCCGCGCCGCATACTTGTCGATTCAGACCAGATCCAGATGGCGCGCAAGCTGGTGCGAGACGCCGGTCTGGAACATGAACTGCGCCCGGAAAGCGGCCGGGCCTGA
- a CDS encoding polyprenyl synthetase family protein → MAVVATYTDDQPRRPSIQSLVDLVSGGMGEVNDLILSKAGSNVELIPEIAKHLISSGGKRLRPMLTLACAEMFGYQGDGHVTLAASVEFMHTATLLHDDVVDESDMRRGKLAARKLWGNQASVLVGDYLLGQAFKMMVDVGSLEALRILSTASAVIAEGEVLQLGAAKNIATTEADYLRVIEAKTAALFAAAAEVGPVIAGQSVEMKRAARTYGMELGYAFQLVDDALDYGGSSADLGKDVGDDFREGKITLPVVLAVARGTDADRDFWRRCLEGEEIQDGDLEQAIELLKKYDALSETVERAKDYGNKALAALDTLPSGAHSDALGDAVAFCISRVS, encoded by the coding sequence GTGGCCGTTGTTGCAACTTATACAGACGATCAGCCGCGCCGTCCGAGCATTCAGTCGCTCGTTGATCTGGTGTCCGGCGGCATGGGCGAGGTCAACGATCTGATCCTGTCGAAGGCAGGATCGAATGTTGAATTGATCCCGGAAATCGCCAAGCACCTGATTTCCTCAGGCGGCAAGCGGCTCCGGCCGATGCTGACGCTGGCCTGTGCCGAGATGTTCGGCTACCAGGGCGATGGTCATGTCACGCTGGCGGCCAGCGTGGAGTTCATGCATACCGCCACGCTGTTGCATGACGATGTCGTGGACGAAAGCGACATGCGTCGGGGCAAGCTTGCAGCGCGCAAGCTCTGGGGAAACCAGGCAAGTGTTCTTGTCGGCGACTATCTGCTCGGACAGGCCTTCAAGATGATGGTCGATGTCGGTTCGCTGGAAGCGCTGCGCATCCTCTCCACGGCATCCGCAGTCATTGCCGAAGGCGAAGTGCTGCAGCTTGGCGCTGCAAAGAACATCGCCACGACCGAAGCAGACTATCTGCGGGTGATCGAGGCCAAGACCGCCGCTCTGTTTGCCGCTGCTGCCGAAGTCGGCCCCGTGATTGCCGGGCAGTCAGTGGAAATGAAGCGGGCCGCACGGACCTACGGCATGGAACTCGGCTATGCGTTCCAGCTAGTTGACGACGCGCTCGACTATGGTGGCTCTTCCGCAGATCTCGGCAAGGATGTCGGCGACGATTTCCGAGAAGGCAAGATCACACTGCCGGTGGTGTTGGCCGTTGCCCGTGGCACTGATGCAGATCGCGACTTCTGGAGACGTTGCCTGGAAGGCGAGGAAATCCAGGATGGTGATCTGGAACAGGCCATCGAGCTTTTGAAGAAATACGACGCCTTGTCTGAAACGGTCGAGCGGGCGAAGGACTACGGCAACAAGGCTCTTGCTGCACTGGACACGTTGCCGTCGGGTGCGCACAGCGATGCCTTGGGCGATGCAGTTGCCTTCTGCATCTCGCGTGTGAGCTAA
- a CDS encoding 4-(cytidine 5'-diphospho)-2-C-methyl-D-erythritol kinase, producing MALASKSSPRVELARAKVNLALHITGRQPDGYHLLDSLVVFPQIGDRLAIEAAGELDLQVEGPFARDLTGPVEDNLILKAVRSFAKKAGIDVPQVRLTLTKRLPVASGIGGGSSDAATTLRLLEDFTGTYLAEEDLHALALTLGADVPVCLFPEPQIMRGIGGDLSAGPDLPPCGIVLVNPRVGVSTPEVFKSMEQRDNAPMDLMPEKFETLASLVAYLASCRNDLQDPAKGLCPEIGQVLSELEADTRIDLARMSGSGATCFGLCELNAAMDVERALRNSHPDWWIASGPLS from the coding sequence ATGGCCCTCGCCTCAAAGTCTTCCCCCCGGGTGGAGCTGGCCCGGGCCAAGGTGAATCTGGCACTGCATATTACAGGTCGGCAGCCGGACGGCTATCATCTGCTGGATTCGCTCGTGGTCTTCCCCCAGATCGGCGACAGACTGGCGATAGAAGCTGCCGGTGAGCTCGACCTGCAAGTCGAAGGCCCGTTTGCGCGAGACCTGACGGGCCCGGTCGAAGACAACCTTATCCTGAAGGCCGTGCGCAGCTTCGCCAAAAAGGCCGGTATTGATGTTCCACAGGTTCGTCTGACACTGACCAAACGCCTGCCTGTCGCTTCCGGCATCGGCGGCGGCTCCAGCGATGCCGCTACCACCTTGCGCCTCCTGGAGGACTTCACCGGCACCTATCTTGCCGAGGAGGATCTGCACGCGCTGGCGCTAACGCTTGGGGCGGATGTACCGGTTTGCCTGTTTCCGGAACCCCAGATCATGCGCGGCATCGGCGGCGACCTAAGTGCCGGTCCGGACCTTCCGCCTTGCGGTATCGTGCTTGTAAACCCGAGGGTCGGCGTATCCACTCCTGAAGTCTTCAAATCCATGGAACAGCGGGACAACGCTCCCATGGATCTCATGCCGGAAAAGTTTGAAACGCTGGCCTCGCTGGTCGCCTATCTGGCAAGCTGCCGCAACGATCTGCAGGACCCGGCCAAGGGTCTGTGTCCTGAAATCGGTCAGGTTCTTTCCGAGCTGGAAGCCGATACCCGCATTGACCTTGCAAGAATGTCCGGCTCCGGTGCGACCTGCTTCGGCCTGTGTGAGTTGAATGCCGCCATGGACGTCGAACGTGCATTGCGCAACAGCCATCCCGACTGGTGGATTGCCTCCGGGCCGCTCTCCTGA
- a CDS encoding tetratricopeptide repeat protein produces MMTNPTGAVSTRDRSPLRRKLLALVSVLALLPATALAETSTEPETLGTPSDLPFTLSGSYLSGRLAGFQKDYAQAAAFYEETLAADPSNTMLLERTFLLKLANGDVEQAVVYSKELESAGLQNFLAQLTLGAQEMLDGRYEKANEELERGRNGPLAQLSIGISRAWTLYGSGKIDEAVAMIDGLEGPDWFEVFKSTHKAHLLFAAGRNQEALEAAESAYAIDQGALRVVDAYTRLLAANGRQKEALDALDQYDAQFRGHPKLDQTREAISSGEIIPPLVTDPAAGMAEILYGLGAVIGRDGGEELSTSYLQLALYLDPKAEFAAIALGSVFERMEQPERAIEALMMVPDDSVLKREAEIQVGMNYNALEMVDEARSHLEELIKQDPSDLEAVIALGNILRAHEIYEDAEATYTKGIDTISELQSQHWLMLYFRGIARERLGKWELAEADFRKALELNEDQPLVLNYLGYSLVDQGLKLDEALGMIKKAVELRPTDGYIVDSLGWVYFRLGRYEEAVKELERAIELRPADPVINDHLGDAYWMVGRRNEARFQWNHARDLGPDAEELPKILEKIAEGLKEVPGTDAAKAETGKNGG; encoded by the coding sequence ATGATGACAAATCCGACCGGTGCCGTTTCGACCAGGGATCGCAGCCCTCTCCGCCGGAAACTGCTTGCGCTGGTCAGCGTGCTCGCCCTTCTTCCCGCTACCGCACTTGCCGAAACGAGCACCGAACCGGAAACACTTGGCACACCGTCCGATCTGCCGTTCACGCTGTCCGGCAGCTACCTTTCCGGCCGCCTCGCCGGTTTCCAGAAAGACTACGCTCAGGCAGCGGCGTTTTACGAAGAAACCCTGGCCGCCGACCCGAGCAATACGATGCTGCTCGAACGCACCTTCCTCCTGAAGTTGGCCAACGGCGATGTCGAACAGGCCGTTGTCTACTCCAAGGAGCTGGAAAGCGCCGGTCTGCAGAATTTCCTCGCACAGCTGACGCTCGGTGCGCAGGAGATGCTGGACGGCCGCTATGAAAAGGCCAACGAAGAACTTGAGCGGGGCCGGAACGGCCCGCTCGCGCAGCTTTCCATTGGCATCTCCCGCGCCTGGACGCTTTATGGCAGCGGCAAGATCGACGAAGCCGTCGCGATGATTGACGGACTTGAGGGACCGGACTGGTTCGAAGTGTTCAAGTCCACCCACAAGGCACATCTTCTGTTTGCCGCCGGGCGTAACCAGGAAGCACTGGAAGCCGCCGAAAGCGCCTATGCCATCGACCAGGGTGCCCTGCGCGTCGTGGACGCCTACACCCGCCTTCTGGCCGCCAACGGACGCCAGAAGGAAGCACTTGATGCGCTCGATCAATACGATGCGCAATTCCGCGGTCACCCCAAGCTTGACCAGACCCGCGAGGCTATCAGCAGCGGTGAGATCATTCCGCCGCTCGTTACTGATCCGGCAGCCGGCATGGCGGAAATCCTCTATGGCCTTGGTGCCGTAATCGGCCGCGATGGCGGTGAAGAGCTTTCCACCTCCTATCTGCAGCTTGCGCTCTACCTCGATCCGAAGGCCGAATTTGCAGCCATTGCTCTCGGCAGTGTCTTTGAGCGGATGGAGCAGCCGGAACGGGCCATCGAAGCCCTGATGATGGTGCCCGATGACAGCGTGCTGAAGCGCGAAGCCGAAATCCAGGTTGGCATGAACTACAATGCCCTGGAGATGGTGGATGAAGCCCGCAGCCATCTGGAAGAGCTGATCAAACAGGATCCCTCGGATCTTGAAGCCGTGATCGCACTTGGCAACATCCTGCGTGCACACGAAATCTACGAGGACGCCGAGGCAACCTATACCAAGGGCATCGACACCATTTCCGAACTGCAAAGTCAGCATTGGCTGATGCTTTATTTCCGCGGTATCGCCCGGGAAAGACTGGGAAAATGGGAACTTGCCGAAGCCGACTTCCGCAAGGCGCTTGAACTCAACGAGGATCAGCCACTCGTGCTCAACTATCTCGGCTATTCCCTGGTCGACCAGGGTCTGAAGCTGGATGAAGCCCTGGGCATGATCAAGAAAGCCGTCGAACTGCGGCCAACAGACGGATACATCGTCGACAGCCTTGGCTGGGTTTATTTCCGTCTTGGTCGCTACGAAGAAGCGGTGAAGGAACTCGAGCGGGCTATCGAGCTTCGCCCGGCGGATCCGGTCATCAACGATCACCTGGGCGATGCCTACTGGATGGTCGGTCGTCGCAACGAGGCAAGGTTCCAGTGGAACCACGCCCGCGACCTGGGTCCGGACGCAGAGGAATTGCCGAAAATTCTGGAAAAGATTGCCGAAGGCCTGAAGGAGGTTCCGGGAACGGATGCCGCCAAAGCCGAGACCGGCAAAAACGGCGGCTAA